The following proteins are encoded in a genomic region of Acetobacter oryzoeni:
- the pqqB gene encoding pyrroloquinoline quinone biosynthesis protein PqqB, producing MLEIVVLGAGAGGGFPQWNSNAPACRRARAGDPAAPSRTQASIAVSGDGQHWYVLNASPDLRTQINQTPDMFPREGLRSTPISGVVLTSGEIDAITGLLTLRERQHFDLYATQPVLDQLNANPIFNALDRTLVPRHAMQPEHPISLAPAGFSITPFIVPGKVPLYAEKAENPAEIMSNGENIGLEITDGHARALFIPGCAMMTDALRNRINGADVVFFDGTLWTDDEMIRAGLGSKTGHRMGHMSIADEPDGTIAAFRSLHVKRKILIHINNSNPILLTDSPERRAVEQAGWDVAFDGMKVSL from the coding sequence ATGCTTGAGATTGTTGTTCTTGGTGCAGGTGCAGGTGGCGGTTTTCCGCAATGGAATTCTAACGCTCCTGCTTGCCGCCGCGCCCGTGCGGGAGACCCCGCAGCCCCTTCCCGCACTCAGGCCTCGATTGCTGTAAGCGGAGATGGCCAGCACTGGTATGTGCTCAATGCCTCGCCCGATCTGCGTACCCAGATCAATCAGACACCGGATATGTTCCCGCGTGAGGGGCTACGCTCCACCCCCATTTCTGGCGTTGTGCTTACAAGTGGGGAAATTGATGCCATTACGGGCCTGCTAACCCTGCGGGAACGGCAACATTTTGATCTGTATGCCACACAACCAGTGCTCGACCAGCTCAACGCAAACCCTATTTTTAATGCGTTGGACCGCACGCTTGTGCCACGCCATGCCATGCAGCCAGAACACCCTATTTCTTTAGCGCCTGCCGGGTTTAGCATCACGCCGTTTATTGTGCCGGGCAAAGTGCCCCTTTACGCAGAAAAGGCCGAGAACCCCGCTGAAATCATGAGCAATGGGGAAAATATCGGGCTGGAAATAACGGATGGCCACGCCCGCGCCCTGTTTATCCCCGGATGCGCGATGATGACGGATGCCCTACGCAACCGCATAAACGGCGCAGATGTTGTGTTCTTTGATGGCACGTTGTGGACGGATGATGAAATGATCCGTGCCGGACTGGGCAGCAAAACCGGCCACCGCATGGGCCACATGTCCATTGCAGATGAACCTGATGGCACCATTGCTGCCTTCCGCTCCTTGCATGTGAAACGTAAAATTCTCATCCACATCAACAATTCCAACCCTATTCTGCTGACCGATTCACCAGAACGCCGTGCCGTAGAGCAAGCCGGATGGGATGTTGCATTTGATGGAATGAAAGTCTCGCTATGA
- the pqqE gene encoding pyrroloquinoline quinone biosynthesis protein PqqE has product MSAPPPPMSLLAELTHRCPLQCPYCSNPLQLEPRTQELGTQDWKRVLDEAAAMGVLQVHFSGGEPMARPDLPELVAHAAKAGLYSNLITSGVLLNAQNLQELADAGLDHIQLSFQDAEAESADRIAHMKGAHAKKLEAAQLIKAEGLPLTLNFVIHRQNCERVPAMLALAEQLGARRVEIAHTQYYGWGLLNRNALLPSHAQVEETEKVVAEARTRLAGRMSIDFVTPDYYADRPKPCMGGWGQRFLNVSPAGKVLPCHAAESIPGVQIPSVTEESLAHIWENAPLFRLFRGTDWMPEPCQSCAFKEDDWGGCRCQALALAGDATATDPVCHRAPDHDLITQAITERPEAPPPFHYRRYGNAKV; this is encoded by the coding sequence ATGAGTGCGCCGCCGCCTCCCATGAGCTTGCTTGCAGAGCTCACGCACCGCTGCCCTCTGCAATGTCCGTATTGTTCCAACCCCTTGCAACTGGAACCACGCACACAGGAACTTGGCACGCAGGACTGGAAACGTGTGCTGGATGAAGCTGCTGCAATGGGCGTATTGCAGGTTCACTTTTCTGGAGGTGAGCCTATGGCGCGGCCAGATCTGCCCGAACTTGTAGCTCACGCAGCTAAAGCAGGATTATACAGCAATCTGATCACCTCCGGTGTGCTGCTCAACGCCCAAAACCTGCAAGAACTGGCTGATGCCGGGTTAGACCATATCCAGCTTTCCTTTCAGGACGCCGAAGCTGAAAGCGCAGACCGTATTGCCCATATGAAAGGGGCTCACGCCAAAAAACTTGAAGCCGCACAGCTTATTAAAGCCGAAGGCCTACCGCTTACTCTTAACTTTGTAATCCATCGGCAAAACTGCGAACGTGTGCCTGCCATGCTGGCCTTGGCGGAACAACTTGGGGCCAGACGCGTAGAAATTGCGCATACGCAGTATTACGGCTGGGGGCTGCTCAACCGTAATGCGTTATTACCAAGCCACGCTCAGGTAGAAGAAACAGAAAAGGTGGTTGCAGAAGCACGCACCCGCCTTGCGGGCCGCATGAGCATAGATTTTGTAACACCAGATTATTATGCAGACAGGCCCAAACCCTGCATGGGCGGGTGGGGCCAGCGCTTTCTAAACGTTTCCCCCGCAGGCAAAGTGCTGCCATGCCATGCGGCAGAAAGTATTCCGGGCGTTCAGATACCTTCTGTTACAGAAGAATCTCTCGCTCATATTTGGGAAAATGCGCCCCTATTCCGCTTATTCCGTGGCACAGATTGGATGCCCGAACCATGCCAGTCCTGTGCATTCAAGGAAGACGATTGGGGCGGATGCCGTTGCCAAGCCTTGGCACTAGCTGGAGATGCTACGGCAACTGACCCAGTATGCCACCGTGCCCCGGATCATGACCTTATTACCCAAGCCATAACTGAGCGGCCAGAAGCCCCACCGCCTTTCCATTACAGGCGCTATGGCAACGCCAAAGTGTAA
- the pqqA gene encoding pyrroloquinoline quinone precursor peptide PqqA, with the protein MAWTAPKVTEIPLGAEINSYVCGQKK; encoded by the coding sequence ATGGCTTGGACCGCACCAAAAGTAACCGAAATTCCGTTGGGCGCTGAAATCAACAGCTACGTTTGCGGCCAGAAGAAATAA
- a CDS encoding homoserine dehydrogenase gives MTSCSNSSPLRLGIAGLGTVGAGVIRLLRMNADLLSARAGRKLEVVAVSARDRSRDRGIDVSTLRWHENPLDLVSDPDVDVVVELIGGSEGPARALVEKALSAGKPVVTANKALLAVHGSALAQLSADNNAPLLFEAAVAGGIPAIKTVREGLAADKLLHVGGILNGTCNYILTVMRETGKDFDLVLKDAQDLGYAEADPSTDIDGIDAAHKLTILAGLAFGRPVAFDSVQVEGIRQIGAIDFAFARTLGYRIKLLGLARLTDAGLQARVAPCLLPHNAPIAQVDGVFNAVVAEGEFVGRIMLEGRGAGAGPTACAVTADLVDIARGHTIPVWGVQASSEPALRACPAGTGAGAFYLRLMVEDRPGVIADITAVLRDCGVSLRSMLQHPAENETTPYVPLVLVTHQTSESAMQEAITKIDALSVVTDSPVMIRIETA, from the coding sequence GTGACATCCTGTTCCAATTCCTCTCCTCTTCGTCTTGGTATTGCCGGTCTGGGCACGGTTGGTGCTGGCGTTATTCGCCTGCTGCGTATGAATGCAGATCTGCTAAGTGCACGCGCAGGCCGCAAACTGGAAGTGGTAGCCGTAAGCGCCCGAGACCGCTCGCGTGACCGCGGTATAGATGTTTCCACTCTGCGTTGGCATGAAAACCCGCTGGATCTGGTTTCTGACCCCGATGTGGATGTTGTTGTAGAATTGATTGGCGGAAGCGAAGGTCCGGCCCGTGCGCTGGTAGAAAAAGCGCTATCTGCAGGCAAACCTGTTGTAACCGCCAACAAAGCGCTTCTTGCTGTGCATGGCTCCGCCCTTGCCCAGCTTAGTGCAGACAACAACGCACCGCTGCTGTTTGAAGCCGCCGTAGCTGGTGGCATTCCTGCCATTAAAACAGTGCGCGAAGGTCTGGCCGCAGACAAACTGCTACATGTTGGCGGCATTCTGAACGGTACATGCAACTATATCCTTACGGTAATGCGTGAAACGGGTAAGGATTTCGATCTGGTGCTGAAAGATGCGCAGGATCTCGGATATGCAGAAGCTGATCCTTCCACCGATATTGATGGCATTGATGCCGCACATAAGCTGACAATTCTGGCTGGCTTGGCTTTTGGCCGCCCTGTAGCCTTTGATTCCGTGCAGGTAGAAGGCATTCGCCAGATTGGCGCCATTGACTTTGCTTTTGCGCGCACCCTTGGCTATCGCATCAAACTTCTGGGCCTTGCCCGCCTGACAGATGCCGGACTTCAAGCGCGTGTTGCCCCTTGCCTGCTGCCCCACAATGCACCTATTGCGCAGGTGGATGGTGTATTTAACGCCGTTGTGGCTGAAGGCGAATTTGTGGGCCGTATCATGCTGGAAGGCCGCGGCGCCGGTGCTGGCCCAACAGCCTGTGCTGTAACAGCAGATCTGGTTGATATTGCTCGTGGCCACACCATTCCGGTCTGGGGTGTGCAAGCCAGTTCAGAACCGGCGTTGCGCGCTTGCCCGGCTGGCACTGGCGCCGGTGCTTTCTATCTGCGCTTGATGGTAGAAGACCGCCCCGGCGTTATTGCAGATATTACAGCAGTCTTGCGAGATTGCGGTGTTTCCTTGCGCAGCATGCTCCAGCATCCTGCGGAAAATGAAACAACTCCGTACGTTCCGCTTGTTCTGGTTACGCATCAGACATCAGAATCCGCCATGCAGGAAGCTATCACCAAAATAGATGCCTTGAGCGTGGTGACGGACAGCCCTGTGATGATTCGGATCGAAACAGCCTGA
- the pqqD gene encoding pyrroloquinoline quinone biosynthesis peptide chaperone PqqD: protein MISENSILRFARGTRLQHDRVRDVWFIQAPERAFHADPIAVEVLQLIDGTRNVGDILDLLCQKFSAPREIIARDVLTLLQDLATKQVLQAI, encoded by the coding sequence ATGATTTCTGAAAACAGTATCCTCCGCTTTGCGCGGGGCACACGCTTGCAACATGACCGCGTGCGGGATGTATGGTTCATTCAAGCGCCTGAACGCGCCTTTCATGCAGACCCTATTGCAGTTGAAGTGCTGCAACTTATAGATGGCACCCGCAATGTGGGGGATATACTGGATCTGCTCTGCCAGAAATTTTCAGCCCCACGGGAGATTATTGCGCGGGATGTGCTGACCCTTCTACAGGATCTGGCTACCAAACAGGTTTTGCAAGCCATATGA
- a CDS encoding LL-diaminopimelate aminotransferase, with translation MTEEFHRIRRLPPYVFASVNQAKAAARARGEDIIDLGMGNPDTPTPQHIVNKLLETVQDPRTHRYSVSRGIPGLRKAVAGYYERRFHVGLDPDKEVIVTLGSKEGLANLASAITSPGDTILVPNPSYPIHQFGFIIAGASIRSIPATPDENMLRALERAVRHSVPKPTALIVNFPSNPTAYLADLDFYKELVAFCRKEEIWILSDLAYAEIYFGDLVPPSILAVPGAKDIAVEFTSLSKTYSMAGWRVGFAAGNERLIAALTRIKSYLDYGAFTPIQVAAVTALNGPQDCVADLRALYKDRRDVLIRGLHAAGWDVPSPEGSMFAWAPIPEPFREMGSVAFSKLLLEEAGVAVAPGLGFGEYGDDHVRIGLVENTQRLRQALRSIRGFLSAHGISPSSSSSPKKPEPVAP, from the coding sequence ATGACCGAAGAGTTCCATCGTATCCGCCGCCTGCCGCCTTATGTATTTGCCTCGGTAAACCAGGCCAAGGCAGCAGCCCGCGCGCGGGGCGAGGATATTATTGACCTCGGCATGGGCAACCCGGACACTCCCACCCCGCAGCATATTGTCAACAAACTGCTAGAAACGGTGCAGGACCCACGCACCCACCGTTATTCCGTCAGCCGCGGCATTCCGGGGCTGCGCAAGGCTGTTGCCGGGTATTATGAACGCCGCTTCCATGTGGGGTTAGACCCGGACAAGGAAGTGATTGTCACACTGGGTTCCAAGGAAGGGCTGGCCAATCTGGCCTCTGCCATCACCAGCCCGGGGGACACCATTCTGGTGCCCAATCCTTCCTACCCCATTCACCAGTTTGGCTTTATTATCGCCGGAGCTTCCATCCGCTCCATTCCGGCCACGCCTGATGAGAACATGCTGCGTGCGTTGGAACGGGCTGTGCGCCATTCTGTGCCCAAACCCACGGCATTGATTGTCAACTTCCCGTCCAATCCAACTGCATATCTGGCTGATCTGGATTTTTATAAAGAACTGGTTGCCTTCTGCCGGAAGGAAGAAATCTGGATTCTATCTGATCTGGCATATGCTGAAATCTACTTTGGCGATCTTGTGCCACCTTCCATTCTGGCTGTGCCGGGTGCGAAAGATATCGCCGTAGAATTCACATCTCTTTCCAAAACCTATTCCATGGCAGGGTGGCGCGTTGGCTTTGCCGCAGGCAATGAACGCCTGATTGCCGCCCTTACCCGCATTAAATCTTATCTGGACTACGGTGCCTTCACGCCTATTCAGGTGGCTGCTGTAACGGCCCTTAATGGCCCGCAGGATTGTGTTGCTGATTTGCGCGCTCTTTATAAAGATCGGCGCGATGTGCTGATCCGCGGCTTGCATGCGGCAGGATGGGATGTTCCTTCCCCAGAAGGTTCCATGTTTGCTTGGGCACCTATTCCTGAACCATTCCGTGAAATGGGCAGTGTTGCCTTTTCCAAACTTCTTCTTGAAGAAGCTGGCGTGGCTGTAGCCCCCGGCCTTGGCTTTGGTGAATATGGTGATGACCATGTTCGCATCGGGCTGGTTGAAAATACCCAGCGCCTGCGTCAGGCCCTGCGTTCCATTCGTGGGTTCCTATCTGCGCATGGTATCTCGCCGTCTTCCTCTTCCTCTCCTAAAAAGCCGGAGCCTGTTGCACCGTGA
- a CDS encoding OmpA family protein — MLSRQPGRKRVRCAPSYCLVSISRSIRAAMPQPCLEHKRTLRSAIGLKSAVRLGMLMASGALLLGGCSPHKDAIDGTLSWMQHMRGGVIASQRPPPPGIYDPYPHVGLTPTQAPEMPSPQDRALVTQELIRERNLAYRTVAANGSLIPDIPPPPSAAAQPPTKSATPAAGSSTQPNGAAQNASQQASLPEGVSGAIMDAADSSPDQSAQSSASQTGKASSKDSHASKKQDETAETEPEVGMPEVRPKAAQTEIPASDIPQIPDAPPTAPSFPGFDVPSDAHVPDTIKPNYDLVDVKGTSFHFVPQSDVLSSGQENILSKLKADHPNGPFFIRGFGNALSLSAQDQSDAVKLGLLRAQRLATELAKLGVPSASIHVRGDAFGTGAKVATSP, encoded by the coding sequence GTGCTGTCTCGCCAGCCGGGGCGGAAAAGGGTAAGGTGCGCTCCGTCTTACTGTCTGGTTTCCATTAGTCGGAGTATCCGCGCTGCCATGCCGCAACCCTGCTTAGAACACAAGCGGACACTCCGCAGCGCCATAGGTTTAAAATCTGCTGTACGGCTTGGAATGCTCATGGCCTCTGGAGCACTGCTGCTTGGCGGGTGCAGCCCCCATAAAGATGCGATTGATGGAACGCTATCATGGATGCAGCATATGCGCGGTGGGGTTATTGCCTCCCAACGCCCACCGCCGCCGGGTATTTATGACCCCTACCCGCATGTTGGCCTCACGCCTACACAAGCGCCAGAAATGCCCTCGCCCCAAGACCGTGCGCTTGTAACCCAGGAACTTATTCGTGAGCGCAATCTGGCCTATCGGACAGTGGCCGCCAATGGCAGCCTTATTCCCGATATTCCGCCCCCGCCTTCTGCCGCAGCGCAGCCTCCTACAAAAAGTGCTACGCCCGCAGCTGGCTCATCCACGCAGCCAAATGGCGCTGCTCAGAATGCGTCTCAACAAGCCAGTCTGCCGGAGGGCGTAAGCGGCGCCATTATGGATGCAGCAGATTCCTCGCCAGACCAAAGCGCACAAAGCTCCGCCTCCCAAACCGGCAAAGCGTCTTCCAAAGATAGCCATGCCAGTAAGAAGCAAGACGAAACCGCAGAAACCGAGCCTGAAGTTGGTATGCCAGAAGTGCGCCCCAAAGCCGCACAAACAGAAATACCAGCTTCTGACATCCCGCAGATTCCCGATGCGCCCCCCACAGCACCATCATTCCCGGGTTTTGATGTACCCTCTGATGCGCACGTGCCGGATACCATCAAACCAAACTATGATCTGGTTGATGTAAAAGGCACTTCGTTCCATTTTGTGCCGCAGTCAGATGTGCTTTCCAGTGGGCAGGAAAATATTCTCAGCAAGCTCAAAGCTGATCATCCCAATGGGCCATTCTTTATTCGTGGGTTTGGCAATGCCTTATCCCTTAGCGCGCAGGATCAATCTGATGCCGTAAAACTGGGGCTTTTGCGGGCGCAACGTCTGGCAACGGAACTGGCAAAGCTTGGTGTGCCTTCCGCCAGCATTCATGTGCGCGGTGATGCCTTTGGCACAGGTGCCAAAGTAGCTACCAGCCCCTAA
- the glpX gene encoding class II fructose-bisphosphatase, producing the protein MSDSIGPSPFVVSDRNLALELVRVTEAAALASARWTGRGRKNDADGAAVEAMRTAFDTVAIDGMVVIGEGEMDEAPMLYIGEKVGSGGPGMDIAVDPLEGTNLCAKDMPNAITVVALAERGNFLHAPDIYMDKIVVGPNLPDGVVDLDNSIETNLKNLAKAKGKSVQDLLLCTLDRERHEEMITRARAAGARVRLLTDGDVAGGIAACLDTSQVDIYVGSGGAPEGVLTAAAIRCVEGQMQGRLLFEDDGQRERARKMNPGKDPDRKLGLHDLAAGSVLFSATGVTTGTLLRGVRQLPHQAITHSLVMRSKSGTVRFIEGHHNFKTKTWAPQ; encoded by the coding sequence ATGTCTGATTCCATAGGCCCCTCTCCTTTTGTTGTTTCTGACCGCAATCTCGCGCTTGAACTGGTGCGTGTAACGGAAGCCGCTGCTCTGGCTTCTGCCCGATGGACGGGCCGCGGACGCAAGAACGATGCTGATGGCGCAGCTGTAGAAGCTATGCGCACGGCATTTGATACCGTCGCCATTGATGGCATGGTGGTAATTGGTGAGGGGGAAATGGATGAAGCCCCCATGCTTTATATTGGTGAAAAAGTTGGCTCTGGCGGCCCCGGCATGGATATTGCCGTGGACCCGCTGGAAGGCACCAACCTTTGCGCCAAAGATATGCCAAACGCCATTACCGTGGTGGCATTGGCTGAGCGTGGCAACTTCCTGCATGCGCCAGACATTTATATGGACAAGATTGTGGTCGGCCCCAATCTGCCTGATGGTGTTGTTGATCTGGATAACTCCATTGAAACCAACCTGAAAAATCTGGCTAAAGCCAAAGGCAAGAGCGTTCAGGATCTTCTGCTCTGCACGCTAGACCGTGAACGGCATGAAGAAATGATCACCCGCGCCCGCGCTGCGGGTGCGCGGGTGCGCCTGCTGACAGATGGCGATGTGGCTGGCGGCATTGCTGCCTGTCTTGATACCAGCCAGGTTGATATCTACGTAGGTTCTGGTGGTGCACCTGAAGGTGTGCTGACTGCTGCTGCCATCCGTTGCGTAGAAGGACAGATGCAGGGTCGCCTGCTGTTTGAAGATGATGGGCAGCGCGAACGTGCCCGCAAAATGAACCCCGGAAAAGACCCAGACCGTAAACTGGGGCTGCATGATCTGGCTGCTGGATCTGTGCTGTTTTCTGCCACCGGTGTTACCACTGGCACATTGCTGCGTGGCGTTCGGCAGCTGCCGCATCAGGCTATTACGCATTCTCTGGTCATGCGTTCCAAATCTGGCACGGTGCGCTTTATTGAAGGCCACCATAACTTCAAAACCAAAACATGGGCTCCGCAATAA
- a CDS encoding ATP-dependent Clp protease proteolytic subunit → MYTDTEHAEKAMTGIFPRNAIKMDDEPETPATPEKAEEKTAGAPHGELEHKLFKQRKVLIFGGIDDKIARDVTGRLLALAGESDQPIDVYVNSPGGHVESGDTIHDMIRFVDSIAPINMIGTGWVASAGALIFAAGHKDRRFCLPNTRFLLHQPMGGVRGPATDIDIEAREIIKMRERLNRIFAKETGHSYEKVAKDTDRNYWMSAKEAIDYGLVTKIISKLSDLH, encoded by the coding sequence ATGTACACAGATACAGAACATGCGGAGAAAGCAATGACGGGCATTTTCCCCCGTAACGCCATCAAGATGGATGACGAACCGGAAACTCCGGCAACCCCGGAGAAGGCAGAAGAAAAAACAGCCGGCGCCCCGCATGGCGAACTGGAACACAAGTTGTTCAAGCAGCGGAAAGTGCTGATTTTTGGCGGGATTGATGACAAAATCGCCCGTGATGTAACGGGCCGCCTTTTGGCGCTGGCTGGTGAATCTGACCAGCCGATTGATGTTTACGTTAACTCTCCCGGTGGGCATGTGGAAAGTGGTGACACAATCCATGACATGATCCGCTTTGTCGATTCGATTGCTCCAATCAACATGATCGGAACAGGCTGGGTGGCATCTGCTGGTGCGCTGATTTTTGCCGCCGGGCACAAAGATCGCCGATTCTGTCTGCCGAATACGCGATTTTTGCTGCACCAGCCGATGGGTGGCGTACGTGGCCCTGCAACGGATATTGACATTGAAGCGCGTGAAATTATCAAGATGCGTGAACGGCTGAACCGGATTTTCGCCAAGGAAACCGGCCATAGCTATGAAAAAGTCGCAAAAGATACGGACCGCAATTACTGGATGTCCGCCAAGGAAGCGATTGATTACGGCTTAGTGACTAAGATCATTTCAAAGCTGTCTGATCTGCACTAA
- the pqqC gene encoding pyrroloquinoline-quinone synthase PqqC, whose product MTNQLLTPDELEKALRAIGAERYHNLHPFHRALHDGKLNKGQVQAWALNRYYYQASIPAKDASLLARLPTAELRREWRRRLEDHDGTEPGSGGVARWLKLTDGLGLDRAYVESLEGLLPGTRFAVEAYVHFVRERSVLEAIASSLTELFSPTIISERVSGMLQNYAFITEETLAYFKPRLTQAPQDSAFALAYVKEHARTVEQQQSVLNALKFKCGVLWSMLDALDYAYVTPARIPPGAFRPEAAV is encoded by the coding sequence ATGACCAACCAACTGCTCACCCCGGATGAACTGGAAAAAGCGCTGCGTGCCATAGGCGCAGAACGCTACCATAACCTGCACCCTTTCCATCGTGCGCTGCATGACGGCAAACTGAATAAAGGGCAGGTTCAGGCATGGGCGCTGAACAGATATTACTATCAGGCCAGCATTCCCGCTAAAGATGCCTCTCTCCTTGCGCGCCTTCCCACCGCTGAACTGCGGCGTGAATGGCGGCGACGGCTGGAAGACCATGATGGCACAGAACCAGGTTCTGGCGGTGTAGCCCGCTGGCTGAAACTAACCGATGGCCTTGGGCTGGACCGTGCCTATGTAGAGTCACTCGAAGGATTGCTGCCCGGCACACGGTTTGCTGTAGAGGCCTATGTGCATTTTGTGCGTGAACGGTCTGTGCTGGAAGCCATTGCATCTTCCCTAACAGAACTGTTTTCCCCCACCATTATCAGCGAACGTGTTTCGGGCATGTTGCAGAACTATGCCTTCATTACCGAAGAAACACTGGCTTACTTTAAGCCACGCCTCACACAGGCCCCGCAGGATTCCGCTTTTGCTCTGGCTTATGTAAAGGAGCATGCCCGCACGGTTGAGCAACAGCAAAGCGTGCTCAATGCGCTGAAGTTTAAATGTGGGGTGTTGTGGTCCATGCTGGATGCGTTGGATTACGCTTATGTCACACCCGCCCGTATTCCACCGGGTGCTTTCCGCCCAGAAGCTGCGGTATGA
- a CDS encoding lipopolysaccharide biosynthesis protein yields the protein MMSSQVKALFVRVFRNTGYILGGRGFCAVLSLITTAVSARALGLQDYGVLLLINSFVLSCSAGLRFQSWQPLLQYGSSLYRNGDRHPFQMLLRHCMLLDGIGAVAGMGLALLLCEWFGNLLGWGDASSATPFWYMTVILFMNTGGAMGVMRLLDRYELSVLADSGSGLIRLVGSLAGLFWHWSFTSFLMIWYLSTAASFFINYGMGAYLLLRSDSLQNFRIFGVPWVSPIKGIWRFIFSVSINQALARLSSRLTVMIVGAVLGPQSAAIYNVTWQISDGLARPAQMMTPALYPELVALKDKRDWTSIRQVTHRILQVLGVFSAAVLAIVFVLGPWLLHVLLTVPWSGTRTLLLLMTLTAILDLWDVPLEPLLVSLNRAHQILLGRLFTMCVTLPLLYFLTSGLEMTGAGLATLIGELVIFLTRLVPYMLMSRKQDFGRGNG from the coding sequence ATGATGAGTAGTCAGGTTAAGGCGCTGTTTGTCCGTGTCTTTCGCAATACCGGGTATATTCTGGGGGGGCGCGGGTTTTGCGCCGTTCTGTCTCTTATAACCACAGCTGTTTCTGCACGTGCGTTGGGTTTGCAGGATTACGGTGTTCTGCTGCTTATCAATTCCTTTGTTCTCTCCTGTTCGGCTGGGTTGCGGTTTCAGTCCTGGCAACCTTTGCTGCAATACGGCAGCAGTTTGTACCGTAATGGAGATAGGCATCCGTTCCAGATGCTCTTACGCCATTGCATGTTGCTGGATGGCATAGGGGCCGTGGCCGGTATGGGGCTTGCTCTGTTGCTGTGTGAATGGTTCGGGAATCTTTTGGGTTGGGGAGATGCCTCTTCTGCCACGCCGTTTTGGTACATGACTGTTATTTTGTTCATGAACACAGGCGGCGCCATGGGCGTGATGCGGCTTTTGGACCGATATGAACTTTCTGTGCTGGCAGATAGTGGAAGCGGGCTGATCCGTTTGGTAGGCAGCCTTGCCGGACTGTTCTGGCATTGGTCTTTCACCAGCTTTTTGATGATCTGGTATCTTTCAACAGCAGCATCATTCTTTATCAATTACGGAATGGGCGCGTATCTGCTTTTGCGCTCTGATAGTTTGCAGAACTTCCGTATATTCGGTGTGCCTTGGGTAAGCCCTATCAAGGGTATCTGGCGCTTTATTTTTTCTGTCAGCATCAATCAGGCACTTGCGCGGCTTTCTTCACGCTTAACGGTTATGATTGTAGGTGCTGTTCTTGGGCCGCAAAGTGCTGCCATTTACAACGTGACATGGCAGATTTCTGATGGTCTGGCCCGCCCGGCCCAGATGATGACACCAGCCTTGTATCCAGAACTGGTGGCTCTGAAAGATAAGCGAGACTGGACCTCCATTCGGCAGGTCACGCATCGTATTCTGCAAGTGCTCGGCGTGTTTTCGGCGGCGGTGCTGGCTATTGTGTTTGTGCTGGGGCCTTGGTTGTTGCATGTGCTGCTGACTGTACCGTGGTCTGGAACCCGCACACTTTTGCTGTTGATGACATTAACTGCCATTCTGGATTTGTGGGATGTGCCGCTGGAGCCCTTGCTGGTTTCTCTCAACCGCGCCCATCAGATTTTGCTGGGCCGGTTGTTTACAATGTGTGTGACACTGCCCTTGCTGTATTTCCTAACTTCAGGATTGGAGATGACGGGGGCTGGACTGGCAACGCTGATAGGTGAGTTGGTGATCTTCCTGACCCGTTTGGTGCCGTACATGTTGATGAGCCGAAAGCAGGATTTTGGAAGAGGTAATGGCTAA